In one Tessaracoccus palaemonis genomic region, the following are encoded:
- a CDS encoding carbohydrate ABC transporter permease, whose protein sequence is MTTSVVDRGAAARPAQTPRRAGRAASRPGRRRTVLAGWGFLAPFAILFAFCFLIPIGVSIYQSFFRGVASGGGLYGGGELVNQFVGFENYVHYATSSAFWAGMGRVFLFGIVQVPLMILSALGLALLLDSASVRRVAGFRLGYFLPYAVPGVVAALIWTYMYNPQFSPINQVLGLFGGHIDFFAPNIILWSMANMTTWTFTGYNMLIFLAALQSIPHELYEAARMEGASEWTIVWAIKVPLVRNAMLLAVLLSIIGTVQLFNEPTVLQAVNPWMGADYTPMMMAYNTMMGGLSPSGDGPASAISILMALIAGVLAVGYALLQKKAD, encoded by the coding sequence ATGACTACGAGTGTCGTCGACCGGGGAGCCGCTGCGCGCCCCGCGCAGACGCCCCGACGGGCGGGACGCGCCGCGTCCCGCCCGGGTCGGCGGCGCACCGTGCTGGCCGGATGGGGTTTCCTGGCCCCGTTCGCCATCCTCTTCGCGTTCTGCTTCCTGATCCCCATCGGGGTCTCGATCTACCAGTCCTTCTTCCGGGGCGTCGCCTCGGGAGGCGGGCTCTACGGCGGCGGCGAGCTGGTCAACCAGTTCGTCGGCTTCGAGAACTACGTCCACTACGCCACGAGCAGCGCCTTCTGGGCGGGCATGGGGCGGGTGTTCCTGTTCGGCATCGTCCAGGTGCCGTTGATGATCCTCTCGGCGCTGGGGCTGGCGCTCCTGCTCGACTCGGCGTCGGTCCGCCGGGTCGCGGGGTTCCGGCTCGGCTACTTCCTGCCGTACGCGGTGCCGGGCGTCGTCGCGGCGCTGATCTGGACGTACATGTACAACCCGCAGTTCTCGCCGATCAACCAGGTGCTCGGACTGTTCGGGGGGCACATCGACTTCTTCGCGCCCAACATCATCCTGTGGTCGATGGCGAACATGACCACCTGGACGTTCACCGGCTACAACATGCTGATCTTCCTGGCGGCGCTGCAGTCGATCCCGCACGAGCTATACGAGGCGGCCCGCATGGAGGGCGCCTCCGAGTGGACGATCGTGTGGGCGATCAAGGTGCCGCTGGTGCGCAACGCCATGCTGCTTGCCGTGCTGCTGTCGATCATCGGCACCGTCCAGCTGTTCAACGAGCCGACGGTGCTGCAGGCGGTGAACCCGTGGATGGGCGCCGACTACACGCCGATGATGATGGCCTACAACACGATGATGGGCGGCCTGTCGCCGTCGGGTGACGGCCCCGCGTCGGCCATCTCGATCCTGATGGCGCTGATCGCCGGCGTGCTCGCCGTCGGCTACGCCCTGCTGCAGAAGAAGGCCGACTGA
- a CDS encoding NAD(P)/FAD-dependent oxidoreductase, with amino-acid sequence MTHSERFDHLIVGAGVAAAAAARAIRERDPSASVGIIGREPDGPYYRPNLSKSLWLDDSTSLDDGWLLGDDDGVELITGVAATRLHPQTQVVSLSNAEQIGYGQLLLATGASPRTLPTLPPGDRVFYYRTVDDYRRLRDVAQPGSKAVVVGGGYIGAELAAALASNDVAVTLVIPTRTVQSNLFPPDLAKRVTETFRSRGVTVKAGARVMSGTATDDGGVRLETEAGATLTADYVVFGIGVTPNIKLAECAGLKTDGGIVVDEYLSTSVPGIWAAGDVAHYPDALLEMRRVEHVDNAEHQGARAGRNMVAATRRKTLKAYNYTPIFWSDLFDYGYEAVGEIDSSYATVEDFTPDLSSGVIYYLLDGHVRGVLLWNVWESTDKAKKLIGDTSARSIRASELKGRIPLG; translated from the coding sequence ATGACACACAGCGAGAGATTCGACCATCTCATCGTGGGAGCGGGCGTGGCCGCGGCCGCCGCGGCCAGGGCCATCCGCGAGCGGGACCCGTCGGCCAGCGTCGGCATCATCGGGCGGGAGCCGGACGGTCCGTACTACCGGCCGAACCTCTCCAAGAGCCTCTGGCTCGACGACTCCACCAGCCTCGACGACGGCTGGCTCCTCGGCGACGACGACGGGGTCGAGCTGATCACGGGCGTCGCGGCGACGCGGCTCCACCCCCAGACGCAGGTGGTGAGCCTGTCGAACGCGGAGCAGATCGGCTACGGGCAGCTGCTGCTGGCCACCGGCGCCAGCCCCCGGACGCTGCCGACGCTGCCTCCCGGCGACCGCGTCTTCTACTACCGCACCGTCGATGACTACCGGCGGCTCCGCGACGTCGCTCAGCCCGGTTCGAAGGCCGTGGTCGTCGGGGGCGGATACATCGGCGCGGAACTGGCCGCGGCGCTCGCGTCGAACGACGTTGCCGTGACGCTGGTGATCCCGACCCGGACGGTGCAGTCGAACCTGTTCCCGCCGGACCTGGCCAAGCGGGTCACGGAGACGTTCCGGTCGCGCGGCGTGACGGTGAAGGCGGGTGCGCGGGTCATGTCTGGCACGGCCACCGACGACGGCGGCGTGCGGCTGGAGACGGAGGCCGGCGCGACGCTGACCGCCGACTACGTCGTCTTCGGCATCGGCGTCACGCCGAACATCAAGCTCGCCGAGTGCGCCGGCCTCAAGACCGACGGCGGCATCGTCGTCGACGAGTACCTCTCCACCAGCGTGCCCGGCATCTGGGCGGCGGGCGACGTCGCCCACTACCCCGACGCCCTGCTCGAGATGCGCCGCGTGGAGCACGTCGACAACGCCGAGCACCAGGGCGCGCGTGCCGGCCGCAACATGGTCGCCGCGACGAGGCGGAAAACGCTCAAGGCCTACAACTACACGCCCATCTTCTGGTCGGATCTGTTCGACTACGGGTACGAGGCCGTCGGCGAGATCGACTCGTCGTACGCCACCGTCGAGGACTTCACCCCGGACCTGTCGTCGGGCGTCATCTACTACCTGCTCGACGGGCACGTCCGCGGCGTACTGCTGTGGAACGTGTGGGAGTCGACCGACAAGGCTAAGAAGCTGATCGGCGACACGTCGGCCCGCTCCATCCGCGCCTCCGAACTCAAGGGCCGCATCCCGCTGGGTTGA
- a CDS encoding ABC transporter substrate-binding protein → MTTRYLRLGAVGIVAAVGLTACAGNTTTGSTPAESSAPAAEKVSLQYLHRLPDGEGMTKIADIVAKWNAEHPDIQVEATKFDGQAAEMVKKLENDVKADSAACLAQVGYAEVPSLYTKGLLEDVTAEAAKYTANFSEGAQGLMKVGDISVGLPQDTGPLVYYYNKAEFEKLGLDVPTTADELVATAAKAAEQGKYITAFQPDEAQYWLAAQSAAAGATWYTVENDAWKVNVTSEETAKVADTWQQMLDAKTTLVENRWGDGFKAALIDQSLIGTVGAAWEAPLLAGDMAGSDNEGQWAVTQLPMFATQQMTGPDGGSGVAVMKGCDHPAQAMEFNNWLNTQIDDLATQGLVVAAKGTVTTPESVSDFYGGQDVFAELAAANDTLNPAFGYMPTWPAIADPMAKAAAAAGDGSGKVADIFTAAQDASVSSLKDAGLPVA, encoded by the coding sequence ATGACCACCCGCTACCTCCGCCTCGGCGCCGTCGGCATCGTCGCCGCGGTCGGCCTGACCGCCTGCGCCGGCAACACCACGACGGGCTCCACCCCTGCCGAGTCGTCGGCTCCCGCCGCCGAGAAGGTCTCACTGCAGTACCTGCACCGACTGCCCGACGGCGAAGGCATGACGAAGATCGCCGACATCGTCGCCAAGTGGAACGCCGAGCACCCGGACATCCAGGTCGAGGCCACCAAGTTCGACGGCCAGGCCGCCGAGATGGTCAAGAAGCTCGAGAACGACGTCAAGGCCGACAGCGCCGCCTGCCTCGCGCAGGTCGGCTACGCCGAGGTCCCGTCGCTCTACACCAAGGGGCTGCTCGAGGACGTCACCGCCGAGGCCGCCAAGTACACGGCCAACTTCTCCGAGGGCGCGCAGGGTCTCATGAAGGTCGGCGACATCTCCGTCGGCCTGCCGCAGGACACCGGGCCGCTCGTCTACTACTACAACAAGGCTGAGTTCGAGAAGCTCGGCCTCGACGTCCCCACCACCGCCGACGAGCTGGTCGCCACCGCCGCGAAGGCCGCCGAGCAGGGCAAGTACATCACCGCGTTCCAGCCCGACGAGGCCCAGTACTGGCTCGCCGCGCAGTCCGCCGCCGCGGGCGCCACCTGGTACACCGTCGAGAACGACGCCTGGAAGGTCAACGTGACCTCGGAGGAGACCGCGAAGGTCGCCGACACCTGGCAGCAGATGCTCGACGCCAAGACCACGCTCGTCGAGAACCGCTGGGGCGACGGCTTCAAGGCCGCCCTGATCGACCAGTCGCTGATCGGCACGGTCGGCGCCGCCTGGGAGGCCCCGCTGCTCGCCGGCGACATGGCCGGATCCGACAACGAGGGCCAGTGGGCCGTCACCCAGCTGCCCATGTTCGCCACGCAGCAGATGACCGGCCCCGACGGCGGTTCCGGCGTCGCGGTCATGAAGGGCTGCGACCACCCGGCCCAGGCCATGGAGTTCAACAACTGGCTGAACACCCAGATCGACGACCTCGCCACGCAGGGCCTCGTCGTCGCCGCCAAGGGCACGGTCACCACGCCCGAGTCGGTCAGCGACTTCTACGGCGGCCAGGACGTCTTCGCCGAGCTCGCCGCCGCGAACGACACGCTGAACCCGGCCTTCGGCTACATGCCGACCTGGCCGGCGATCGCCGACCCGATGGCGAAGGCCGCCGCGGCTGCCGGTGACGGATCGGGCAAGGTCGCCGACATCTTCACGGCGGCGCAGGACGCCTCGGTGTCGTCGCTCAAGGACGCCGGGCTCCCGGTCGCCTGA
- a CDS encoding GntR family transcriptional regulator — translation MEDIYAPRIVIDRASATPLYEQIAAPIEAAILSGELSAGSMIEDEVSMASRLDVARPTARRALQELANKGLLSRRRGVGTRVTPPHVHRPMKLSSLNEDLVEAGFAPTTRVLNYQVREATPLEAEQLGLGPDEGVLEVSRLRFADDHPLAILTNLIPLDIAPTWQDLGSKGLYQCLADHGISIAAATQEIGARGATAEEAKTLGEEAGAPLLTMHRVGRTAEGRAVEVGNHVYRPSRYSFRFSLFTS, via the coding sequence ATGGAAGACATCTACGCGCCGCGCATCGTGATCGATCGCGCGTCGGCCACGCCCCTGTACGAGCAGATCGCCGCCCCCATCGAGGCGGCGATCCTGTCCGGGGAACTCTCCGCCGGGTCCATGATCGAGGACGAGGTCTCGATGGCGAGCCGGCTGGACGTGGCAAGGCCGACCGCGCGCCGCGCCCTGCAGGAGCTCGCAAACAAAGGGCTGCTCTCCCGACGCCGCGGCGTCGGCACGCGGGTCACCCCGCCACACGTGCACCGGCCGATGAAGCTGTCGTCGTTGAACGAGGACCTTGTCGAGGCAGGCTTCGCCCCCACCACGCGAGTGCTGAACTACCAGGTGCGCGAGGCCACACCGCTCGAGGCGGAGCAGCTCGGGCTCGGCCCCGACGAGGGCGTACTCGAGGTGAGCCGCCTGCGGTTCGCCGACGACCATCCGCTCGCGATCCTCACGAACCTCATCCCGCTGGACATCGCCCCGACGTGGCAGGACCTAGGCAGCAAGGGCCTCTACCAGTGCCTGGCCGACCACGGCATCTCCATCGCGGCGGCCACGCAGGAGATCGGCGCCCGGGGCGCCACCGCGGAGGAGGCCAAGACGCTGGGCGAGGAGGCCGGCGCCCCGCTCCTGACGATGCACCGCGTCGGCCGCACGGCTGAGGGTCGGGCCGTCGAGGTGGGCAACCATGTCTACCGGCCGAGCCGCTACTCGTTCCGCTTCTCGCTGTTCACGAGCTGA
- the iolG gene encoding inositol 2-dehydrogenase, giving the protein MLRVAIIGAGRIGRVHAESVASHPKATLVAVCDPMGTAAEDLAAVYGAKAYKDAADVFADTEVDAVIVGSPTPLHAEHVLGATRSGKAVLVEKPVAKDVEEARALDAELATFEHPPVMVGFQRRYDPSIRGAKDLVDAGKIGDVEQVVIVARDPSAPPASYVAVSGGLFKDMSIHDFDEARFFLGDIEEVVAFGQQTLPELKDTGDFDAAMILLRGKNGTVASITNQRRCVTGYDQRLEVHGSEGSVSMDNWRDTTLHLNKAEFSGSQDPYQNFFLQRYAAAYRNELTAFIDAIVDGAPVSPTVSDGVAALVIAQAAGESAASGRAVRIEG; this is encoded by the coding sequence ATGCTTCGAGTAGCCATCATCGGCGCGGGCCGTATCGGCCGCGTCCACGCAGAGTCCGTCGCGTCGCACCCGAAGGCCACGCTCGTGGCCGTGTGTGACCCCATGGGCACCGCGGCCGAGGACCTGGCCGCCGTCTACGGCGCCAAGGCCTACAAGGATGCGGCTGACGTGTTCGCCGACACCGAGGTCGACGCGGTCATCGTCGGCTCCCCCACCCCGCTGCACGCCGAGCACGTGCTGGGCGCGACCCGCTCCGGCAAGGCTGTCCTCGTCGAGAAGCCCGTCGCGAAGGACGTCGAGGAGGCCCGCGCGCTGGACGCCGAGCTCGCCACGTTCGAGCACCCGCCCGTCATGGTCGGCTTCCAGCGCCGCTACGACCCGTCGATCCGTGGCGCGAAGGACCTCGTCGACGCCGGGAAGATCGGCGACGTCGAGCAGGTCGTGATCGTCGCGCGGGACCCATCGGCTCCCCCGGCGTCGTACGTCGCGGTCTCGGGCGGCCTGTTCAAGGACATGAGTATCCACGACTTCGACGAGGCCCGGTTCTTCCTGGGCGACATCGAGGAGGTCGTCGCGTTCGGCCAGCAGACCCTGCCCGAGCTGAAGGACACGGGGGACTTCGACGCCGCCATGATCCTGCTGCGCGGGAAGAACGGCACCGTCGCGTCGATCACGAACCAGCGTCGCTGCGTAACGGGTTACGACCAGCGCCTCGAGGTGCACGGGTCCGAGGGGTCGGTGTCCATGGACAACTGGCGCGACACGACGCTGCACCTCAACAAGGCGGAGTTCTCCGGATCGCAGGATCCGTACCAGAACTTCTTCCTGCAGCGCTACGCGGCCGCCTACCGCAACGAGCTGACGGCCTTCATCGACGCGATCGTCGACGGCGCGCCCGTCTCCCCCACGGTCTCCGACGGCGTCGCGGCCCTTGTCATCGCGCAGGCGGCCGGCGAGTCGGCTGCCTCCGGCAGGGCCGTCAGGATCGAGGGCTGA
- the gnpA gene encoding 1,3-beta-galactosyl-N-acetylhexosamine phosphorylase, with product MTAPGRLTLPIETGLDDQLVGLLERLGADAVRNSDGTELPAIVGELAAKVYATYFVGRGDQEWADAHPSELTRSYLMSERTPALADGDLEIPLMAGWYALQVTPDLGCDVDRWWQVIDRTTGETLPPGTWRVSGEGADTVVTVTGAVAGHVYTVDFLAVQTWDPTQMYNYITNDWADDPSRIRESPFDVRHPATWEHVRSSLDGWLGDHPEVDVVRFTTFFYHFTLVFGPDAKERFVDWFGYSASVSVEAMEQFEEHLGYALTAEDFVDEGYYNSSFRVPTRAFRDWIDFQHRFVTDRVRQLVDAVHASGKEAMMFLGDNWIGTEPYGTLFASTGIDAVVGSVGSGATCRMISDIPGVRYTEGRLLPYFFPDVFHPGGDPVTEANASWLQARRAIVRSPLDRIGYGGYLSLALEHPDFVDRMEQIADEFRAIHDRGEGRRPASAPFRVAILNAWGRLRSWQTHMVAHALWYRQAYSYLGVLEALAGLPFEVDFLSFDDIRDGVPDGVGVLINAGALGTSFSGGSAWGAPRVQAAVRSFVAAGGGLVGVGDPTAHIDGGVTFQLADVLGVDRELGWGLSTNRPFDTVERHFITADLGAGLDVGEGTPDIVAFTRDVEVLAAGRGTVQAAASHYGEGRGVYLAGLPYSHENARLLHRALYWAAGRDSAFGEWIADDPRVEVAHYPESGQFVVLNNTDEHVRTTVRGGGDDWVVELDPYGHAWVETRELRR from the coding sequence ATGACGGCACCTGGCCGACTGACCCTGCCGATCGAGACCGGACTCGACGACCAACTCGTCGGACTGCTCGAGAGGCTCGGCGCCGACGCCGTGCGCAACTCGGACGGCACGGAGCTGCCGGCGATCGTCGGCGAGCTGGCCGCCAAGGTCTACGCCACCTACTTCGTCGGCCGCGGCGACCAGGAGTGGGCCGACGCCCACCCGTCGGAACTGACCCGCAGCTACCTGATGTCCGAGCGGACCCCGGCCCTGGCCGACGGCGATCTCGAGATCCCGCTGATGGCCGGCTGGTACGCGCTGCAGGTCACGCCCGACCTCGGCTGCGATGTGGACCGCTGGTGGCAGGTCATCGACCGCACCACCGGAGAGACCCTGCCCCCGGGCACCTGGCGGGTGTCGGGTGAGGGCGCGGACACCGTCGTGACGGTGACCGGGGCCGTCGCGGGCCACGTCTACACCGTCGACTTCCTCGCCGTGCAGACCTGGGACCCCACCCAGATGTACAACTACATCACCAACGACTGGGCCGACGACCCGTCGCGCATCCGCGAGTCGCCCTTCGACGTGCGTCACCCCGCGACCTGGGAGCACGTCCGCTCCTCGCTCGACGGCTGGCTGGGCGACCATCCCGAGGTGGACGTCGTCCGGTTCACCACGTTCTTCTACCACTTCACGCTGGTGTTCGGGCCCGACGCGAAGGAGCGCTTCGTCGACTGGTTCGGCTACTCCGCCTCCGTCTCCGTCGAGGCGATGGAGCAGTTCGAGGAGCACCTCGGCTACGCGCTGACCGCCGAAGACTTCGTCGATGAGGGCTACTACAACTCGTCCTTCCGCGTCCCGACCCGCGCCTTCCGCGACTGGATCGACTTCCAGCACCGCTTCGTCACCGACCGTGTCCGGCAGCTCGTCGACGCCGTCCACGCCTCCGGCAAGGAGGCGATGATGTTCCTGGGCGACAACTGGATCGGCACCGAGCCCTACGGCACGCTCTTCGCGTCGACGGGCATCGACGCGGTCGTCGGCTCGGTCGGCTCCGGCGCGACCTGCCGCATGATCAGCGACATCCCCGGCGTCCGCTACACCGAGGGCCGGCTCCTTCCGTACTTCTTCCCCGACGTGTTCCACCCCGGCGGCGACCCCGTCACCGAGGCCAACGCCTCCTGGCTGCAGGCCCGCCGCGCGATCGTGCGCTCCCCGCTCGACCGCATCGGCTACGGCGGCTACCTCAGCCTCGCCCTCGAGCACCCGGACTTCGTCGACCGGATGGAGCAGATCGCCGACGAGTTCAGGGCGATTCACGACCGCGGCGAGGGCCGCCGGCCCGCCAGCGCACCCTTCCGCGTCGCGATCCTCAACGCGTGGGGCCGGCTGCGCAGCTGGCAGACGCACATGGTCGCCCACGCGCTCTGGTACCGCCAGGCGTACTCATACCTCGGCGTCCTGGAGGCCCTCGCCGGCCTGCCGTTCGAGGTGGACTTCCTGAGCTTCGACGACATCCGCGACGGCGTGCCCGACGGCGTCGGCGTCCTGATCAACGCCGGCGCGCTGGGCACCTCGTTCTCCGGCGGCAGCGCATGGGGCGCCCCCCGGGTCCAGGCCGCGGTCCGGTCGTTCGTCGCCGCGGGCGGCGGCCTCGTCGGCGTCGGCGACCCCACCGCCCACATCGACGGCGGAGTCACCTTCCAGCTGGCCGACGTGCTCGGCGTGGACCGCGAGCTCGGCTGGGGGCTGTCCACCAACCGGCCCTTCGACACCGTCGAGCGGCACTTCATCACCGCCGACCTCGGGGCGGGCCTCGACGTCGGCGAAGGCACCCCGGACATCGTCGCGTTCACCCGCGACGTCGAGGTGCTCGCCGCGGGCCGCGGCACCGTGCAGGCCGCCGCGTCGCACTACGGCGAGGGTCGCGGTGTGTACCTGGCCGGCCTGCCCTACAGCCATGAGAACGCGCGGCTCCTGCACCGCGCGCTCTACTGGGCCGCCGGGCGCGACAGCGCGTTCGGTGAGTGGATCGCCGACGACCCGCGCGTCGAGGTTGCCCACTACCCGGAGAGCGGACAGTTCGTCGTCCTCAACAACACCGACGAGCACGTCCGGACGACGGTTCGGGGCGGGGGCGACGACTGGGTCGTCGAGCTCGACCCGTACGGCCACGCATGGGTGGAAACCCGTGAACTCCGCCGATGA
- the iolC gene encoding 5-dehydro-2-deoxygluconokinase, which translates to MDDSQVPQVLVVGRCSVDLYPFEVGVRLEDVASFGKYLGGSATNVAVACARYGHRVTALTGVGDDPFGRFVINELERFGVDASHVVVNRRFNTPVTFCEIFPPENFPLYFYRQPTTPDLEIAPGDLPDLDRYEIIWLTGTGLAVEPSRSAHHAILAARRDATVVLDLDYRERFWIGESTPRRVFSDVLGSVDVAIGNVEECRIATGETEPERAADALLDAGVSIAIVKQGGYGTLAKSSTERVFVPATHIDVLNGLGAGDAFGGAVCHGLLSGWDLGETIAFASAAGAIVASRIACAPAMPTDDEVRALIAQHPEVADDVEVWRR; encoded by the coding sequence GTGGATGACTCGCAGGTTCCGCAGGTGCTGGTCGTCGGTCGATGCAGCGTTGACCTGTACCCGTTCGAGGTGGGCGTGCGCCTGGAGGACGTCGCGTCCTTCGGCAAGTACCTCGGCGGCTCCGCGACCAACGTCGCCGTCGCCTGCGCCCGCTACGGGCACCGCGTCACCGCGCTGACGGGAGTGGGCGACGACCCCTTCGGTCGGTTCGTCATCAACGAGCTCGAGCGCTTCGGGGTCGACGCATCGCACGTCGTCGTCAACCGCCGCTTCAACACCCCCGTCACGTTCTGCGAGATCTTCCCGCCCGAGAACTTCCCCCTCTACTTCTACCGCCAGCCGACGACCCCCGACCTGGAGATTGCGCCGGGGGATCTGCCGGACCTCGACCGCTACGAGATCATCTGGCTGACCGGCACCGGCCTGGCTGTCGAGCCCTCCCGCTCCGCGCACCACGCGATCCTCGCGGCCCGCCGTGACGCGACGGTCGTGCTCGATCTCGACTACCGCGAACGCTTCTGGATCGGTGAGTCCACGCCTCGACGCGTCTTCTCCGACGTCCTCGGTTCCGTCGACGTGGCCATCGGCAACGTCGAGGAGTGCCGCATCGCGACGGGGGAGACGGAGCCTGAGCGGGCAGCCGACGCGCTCCTCGACGCCGGCGTGTCCATCGCCATCGTGAAGCAGGGAGGCTACGGAACCCTGGCGAAGAGCAGCACCGAGCGGGTCTTCGTGCCCGCGACCCACATCGACGTGCTGAACGGCCTCGGGGCGGGCGATGCCTTCGGCGGAGCCGTGTGCCACGGCCTGCTGTCGGGCTGGGATCTCGGCGAGACCATCGCCTTCGCCTCCGCGGCCGGCGCGATCGTCGCGTCCCGCATCGCCTGCGCCCCCGCCATGCCCACCGACGACGAGGTGCGTGCACTCATCGCTCAGCATCCGGAGGTCGCAGACGACGTCGAGGTGTGGCGCAGATGA
- a CDS encoding transaldolase family protein has product MPDITFTPGPLLTAAQSTATALWNDSSDLDELRQSIAFGGVGATCNPVIAYTTISQHLDVWAPRIEQIAADHPTWGESAIGWQAVKDMSKEAAALLKPIFDEHNGRNGRLSVQTDPRFHRDAKALADQAEEFHNLADNIVVKIPATKTGLEAIEDATSRGVSINVTVSFSVPQAVRAAEAIERGLQRREAAGHDVSRMGPVVTIMVGRLDDWLKHVVARDKIFIDPSALEWAGVAAMKRAYAIFQERGFRSRVLAAAFRNVLQWSEVVGGDLVVSPPFKWQTIINASDYEVVLDRINEPVSPYYLEQLSRIPDFVRAYDEDGMSIEEFEDFGPTRKTLRQFLEADADLDRLVRDIIVPAP; this is encoded by the coding sequence ATGCCAGACATCACCTTTACCCCCGGCCCACTGCTGACCGCCGCCCAGAGCACGGCAACGGCACTGTGGAATGACTCGTCGGACCTCGACGAGCTGCGTCAGTCCATCGCCTTCGGCGGCGTCGGGGCCACGTGCAACCCGGTGATCGCGTACACCACGATCAGCCAGCACCTCGACGTGTGGGCGCCCCGCATCGAGCAGATCGCCGCGGACCACCCGACCTGGGGCGAGTCCGCCATCGGCTGGCAGGCCGTCAAGGACATGTCGAAGGAGGCTGCGGCGCTGCTCAAGCCCATCTTCGATGAGCACAACGGCCGCAACGGCCGCCTTTCGGTGCAGACCGACCCCCGCTTCCACCGCGACGCCAAGGCGCTGGCCGACCAGGCGGAGGAGTTCCACAACCTCGCCGACAACATCGTCGTGAAGATCCCCGCGACGAAGACCGGGCTCGAGGCCATCGAGGACGCCACGTCCCGCGGCGTCAGCATCAACGTGACGGTGTCCTTCTCCGTGCCGCAGGCCGTCCGCGCCGCCGAGGCGATCGAGCGTGGACTGCAGCGTCGTGAGGCCGCCGGCCACGACGTGTCCCGCATGGGCCCCGTCGTCACGATCATGGTCGGCAGGCTCGACGACTGGCTGAAGCACGTCGTCGCCCGCGACAAGATCTTCATCGATCCGTCCGCACTCGAGTGGGCCGGCGTCGCCGCCATGAAGCGCGCCTACGCCATCTTCCAGGAGCGCGGTTTCCGCTCCCGGGTGCTGGCCGCCGCGTTCCGCAACGTGCTGCAGTGGTCCGAGGTCGTCGGTGGCGATCTCGTCGTGTCGCCGCCGTTCAAGTGGCAGACCATCATCAACGCCTCCGACTACGAGGTGGTGCTGGACCGCATCAACGAGCCGGTCAGCCCGTACTACCTGGAGCAGCTGAGCCGCATCCCCGACTTCGTGCGCGCCTACGACGAGGACGGCATGAGCATCGAGGAGTTCGAGGACTTCGGCCCCACCCGCAAGACCCTGCGCCAGTTCCTCGAGGCCGACGCCGACCTCGACCGCCTGGTCCGCGACATCATCGTCCCGGCCCCCTGA
- a CDS encoding carbohydrate ABC transporter permease, translating into MMSRKLATLPDGTTYRPSDGGLPRSLRPKRVVTVVTIVVLVVALLYFLAPIYWLVITSTKSNGDIVTSNGWWFAANNTVQNYVELMGWTQQMFWRWVANSVFYSATAGVVGTLVSVAAGYGLAKFAFPGRGAVQVVIMAGLLLPIALLTIPLYVVFHAIGLTNTIWAVIIPSCVSPFGVFLGRVYAQSSVPDEIIESARLDGAGEIRIFFGIVLKLLAPAMVTIFLFIFVATWNNFLLPLMMLNSPELKPVTLGLYGMMSYFNPQYGAVLQGALLGVVPLIILFLGLQKQWQSGLAAGAVKG; encoded by the coding sequence CTGATGTCCCGCAAGCTTGCGACCCTCCCCGACGGCACGACGTACCGCCCGTCGGACGGCGGACTGCCCCGGTCCCTGCGGCCGAAGCGGGTCGTCACCGTCGTGACGATCGTGGTGCTGGTCGTCGCGCTGCTGTACTTCCTGGCGCCGATCTACTGGCTGGTCATCACGTCGACCAAGTCGAACGGTGACATCGTCACCAGCAACGGGTGGTGGTTCGCCGCGAACAACACCGTGCAGAACTACGTCGAGCTGATGGGCTGGACGCAGCAGATGTTCTGGCGCTGGGTCGCCAACTCGGTGTTCTACTCCGCGACGGCCGGCGTCGTCGGGACGCTGGTGTCGGTGGCCGCCGGGTACGGGCTCGCGAAGTTCGCGTTCCCGGGTCGCGGGGCGGTGCAGGTGGTCATCATGGCCGGGCTGCTGCTGCCCATCGCGCTGCTGACCATTCCGCTTTACGTCGTGTTCCACGCCATCGGGCTGACCAACACCATCTGGGCGGTCATCATCCCGTCGTGCGTGAGCCCGTTCGGCGTGTTCCTCGGCAGGGTCTACGCGCAGTCGTCGGTGCCGGACGAGATCATCGAGTCGGCGCGCCTGGACGGGGCCGGCGAGATCCGCATCTTCTTCGGCATCGTGCTCAAGCTGCTGGCGCCGGCGATGGTGACGATCTTCCTGTTCATCTTCGTCGCCACCTGGAACAACTTCCTGCTGCCGCTGATGATGCTCAACTCCCCGGAACTCAAGCCCGTCACGCTGGGCCTGTACGGGATGATGAGCTACTTCAACCCGCAGTACGGCGCGGTCCTGCAGGGCGCCCTGCTGGGCGTGGTCCCGCTGATCATCCTGTTCCTGGGGCTGCAGAAGCAGTGGCAGTCGGGCCTGGCCGCGGGTGCTGTGAAGGGCTGA